The Oscillospiraceae bacterium genome has a segment encoding these proteins:
- a CDS encoding SDR family oxidoreductase, with amino-acid sequence MKVLITGTSQGIGKAIAQRFLKDGHTVFGIDRQKETISHPEYIHYVCDVRDYDSLPHIEDVNILINNAGTQNEDDIDINLKALIHITEKYGVQEKIRSVLNIGSASAHTGSEFPEYCASKGGILAYTKNVAMRIAKYGATCNSLDPGGVLTPLNECVINDADLWSQIMDETPLKRWATPEEIAEWAFFLTVTNAFCTGQNILVDGGESINYNFVWKN; translated from the coding sequence ATGAAAGTACTTATAACAGGAACTTCACAGGGCATCGGCAAAGCCATTGCACAGCGTTTTCTGAAGGACGGTCACACGGTTTTCGGAATTGACAGACAAAAAGAAACAATAAGCCATCCGGAATACATTCATTATGTATGCGACGTGCGGGATTACGACAGTCTTCCCCACATCGAAGATGTCAACATTTTAATAAACAACGCAGGTACGCAAAACGAGGACGATATTGATATAAATCTTAAAGCCCTCATTCACATCACCGAAAAATACGGTGTACAGGAAAAAATCCGTTCCGTGCTGAACATAGGCTCGGCAAGTGCCCACACCGGCTCTGAATTTCCGGAATACTGTGCCAGCAAGGGCGGAATTCTGGCGTACACCAAAAATGTCGCCATGCGGATAGCAAAATATGGTGCCACCTGTAACAGCCTCGACCCGGGAGGTGTATTGACACCTTTGAACGAATGTGTTATCAATGATGCTGATTTATGGTCGCAAATCATGGACGAAACACCGCTGAAGCGTTGGGCAACTCCCGAGGAAATTGCAGAATGGGCTTTTTTCCTTACGGTAACCAACGCCTTCTGTACGGGTCAGAATATTCTTGTAGACGGCGGAGAATCCATAAATTACAACTTCGTGTGGAAAAATTGA
- a CDS encoding VUT family protein, which yields MSNNVLSSFVLCIKREREETKILLRNIPSTVVSLFVVSVISMNLLANKTLFQSEWIALDGGILISWLSFMCMDIITKYFGPKASNKVAVLASSINLLTCAVFYVASIIPSSANDYTALDGILGGTWFILLGSTVAFLASAVINNFLNWVITKKFRKNPDSKLAYAASAYISTFIGQFMDNLIFSVIVFIFFAPVYWDGFCWTFLQCSMCALTGAVAELIMEVVFSPIGYRIITAWKKHKIGQEYLDYINGGHK from the coding sequence ATGTCAAACAATGTGCTTTCCTCATTCGTTTTATGCATAAAACGCGAACGGGAGGAAACAAAAATACTGCTTCGCAACATCCCCTCAACCGTTGTTTCCCTTTTTGTAGTCAGCGTCATATCCATGAATCTTCTGGCAAACAAAACCCTTTTTCAATCCGAATGGATAGCTCTCGACGGCGGAATACTGATTTCCTGGCTTTCCTTTATGTGTATGGACATAATCACAAAGTATTTCGGTCCGAAAGCATCAAATAAGGTTGCGGTGCTTGCTTCCTCCATAAATCTGCTTACTTGCGCCGTATTCTATGTTGCAAGCATAATTCCCTCAAGTGCCAACGATTACACCGCACTTGACGGTATTCTCGGGGGTACATGGTTCATACTTCTGGGCAGTACCGTTGCATTTCTGGCATCTGCGGTGATAAATAATTTTCTGAATTGGGTAATTACAAAGAAATTCAGGAAAAATCCCGATTCAAAGCTTGCGTATGCGGCAAGTGCCTACATTTCCACCTTTATCGGTCAATTCATGGATAACCTTATCTTTTCTGTTATCGTGTTTATATTTTTTGCACCCGTTTACTGGGACGGATTTTGCTGGACGTTTTTACAATGCTCCATGTGCGCTCTGACAGGTGCCGTAGCGGAGCTTATTATGGAAGTTGTGTTCTCGCCTATCGGGTATCGCATAATCACGGCATGGAAAAAACATAAAATCGGACAGGAATACCTTGATTATATTAACGGAGGACATAAATGA
- a CDS encoding ABC transporter ATP-binding protein, whose translation MFKEQDPMQNRPMMRRGPGPGAMGRAVERPRDAGKTIRRLLSYFKTEAKLLLPLIIAVILVTLTSLIAPALQGQAIDSIDLGGWEQLYVILAVLLIVYALNVLCTLGQTLLSAHLSQRIVRHMRHDLFNKIVNLPIKYLDTHSNGDIMSRMTNDVENISNTVSQSLGSLVSGVLTIVGTIAIMFYYCWQLTLITMLTVVLTIVVTKYLSKIMRRMYKKRSIALGRLNGHSEEMITGYKTIVSYSSEEHVISEFNAMSDELTSVSIRAEILGGSMGPIMNCISNISFVIVAAFGGYFALNGLISVGDISAFIIYAKQFSRPINEIAMLYGALQTALAGAERVFELIDQPDEDDGGDRDLSNIKGEVSFNHVNFSYVPDKQVLYDFDLDVSPGQKIALVGATGSGKTTVVNLLMHFYDIDSGEILIDGVNINDIKTDELRRNIAIVLQDTVLFSDTICNNIRYSDMTACLEQVKQAADMSNSSYFIERLPEKYDTFLKQAGSNLSQGQRQLLAIARAVLADPKILILDEATSSVDTRTEKNIQDAMVKLMKNRTSLIIAHRLSTIRDADKIVVMDKGRVVEIGNHEELLAQKGRYYELYITQFAGNQT comes from the coding sequence ATGTTCAAAGAACAGGATCCCATGCAAAACCGACCCATGATGCGTCGCGGTCCCGGTCCCGGTGCTATGGGACGTGCAGTTGAAAGGCCAAGAGATGCAGGAAAAACCATACGCCGTCTTTTGAGTTATTTCAAAACGGAAGCCAAACTTCTTCTCCCTCTTATTATCGCGGTAATTCTTGTAACCCTCACCTCTCTTATTGCGCCTGCACTGCAGGGACAGGCAATCGACTCCATTGACCTTGGAGGCTGGGAACAGCTTTATGTTATTCTGGCGGTACTGCTCATAGTATATGCACTCAACGTGCTGTGCACACTGGGGCAGACACTTCTTTCGGCACATCTCAGCCAACGTATAGTACGGCATATGCGTCACGACCTGTTTAACAAAATAGTAAATCTCCCCATAAAATATCTTGACACCCACTCCAACGGCGATATAATGAGCCGTATGACCAACGATGTTGAAAACATTTCAAACACCGTATCACAAAGTCTTGGCTCACTGGTTTCGGGTGTACTGACAATTGTGGGAACAATAGCAATAATGTTCTACTACTGCTGGCAGTTGACCCTTATAACAATGCTGACGGTAGTTCTTACAATTGTTGTAACAAAGTATCTTTCCAAAATCATGCGCCGCATGTACAAAAAACGTTCCATAGCGTTGGGACGCCTCAACGGTCATTCGGAGGAAATGATAACAGGATACAAAACCATCGTTTCATACAGCAGTGAGGAACACGTAATATCGGAATTCAACGCCATGTCGGACGAGCTTACAAGCGTAAGCATACGCGCCGAAATTCTGGGCGGTTCAATGGGCCCCATAATGAACTGTATTTCCAACATAAGCTTTGTTATAGTGGCGGCATTCGGCGGATATTTTGCACTGAACGGATTGATTTCGGTTGGTGATATTTCAGCATTTATCATTTACGCAAAACAGTTCTCACGCCCCATCAACGAAATCGCCATGCTGTACGGTGCATTACAGACCGCTCTTGCAGGTGCAGAGCGTGTATTCGAGCTTATCGACCAGCCCGACGAGGATGACGGCGGTGACAGAGACCTCAGCAACATAAAGGGCGAGGTTTCTTTCAATCACGTAAATTTCTCGTATGTGCCCGACAAGCAGGTACTTTACGACTTTGACCTTGACGTATCGCCGGGACAGAAAATCGCACTTGTAGGTGCAACGGGAAGCGGAAAAACCACAGTTGTAAACCTCCTGATGCACTTCTACGATATTGACAGCGGTGAAATTCTTATTGACGGCGTAAATATCAACGACATCAAAACGGACGAGCTTCGACGTAATATCGCTATCGTTCTTCAGGATACGGTACTGTTCTCCGATACTATCTGCAACAACATCCGTTATTCGGACATGACTGCCTGCCTTGAGCAGGTCAAGCAAGCGGCGGACATGAGCAATTCATCATATTTTATTGAACGTCTGCCTGAAAAGTATGATACCTTTCTCAAACAGGCAGGTTCCAATCTTTCTCAGGGTCAACGCCAGCTTCTCGCCATCGCCCGCGCGGTGCTTGCCGACCCCAAGATACTCATACTGGATGAAGCTACCTCCTCGGTTGATACACGTACCGAAAAAAATATTCAGGATGCAATGGTGAAGCTTATGAAAAACCGCACCAGCCTTATAATCGCTCACCGTCTTTCCACCATTCGTGATGCGGATAAGATAGTTGTTATGGATAAAGGCAGAGTTGTGGAAATAGGCAATCACGAGGAGCTTCTGGCTCAGAAGGGCAGATATTACGAGCTTTATATTACTCAGTTTGCGGGCAATCAGACCTGA